The following proteins are encoded in a genomic region of Mustela erminea isolate mMusErm1 chromosome 3, mMusErm1.Pri, whole genome shotgun sequence:
- the LOC116585992 gene encoding cytochrome b-c1 complex subunit 2, mitochondrial, whose product MKLLSRAGSLSRFYSLKVAPKVKATAAPAGVPSQPQDLEFTKLPNGLVIASLENYAPASRIGLFIKAGSRHEDSNNLGTSHLLRLASSLTTKGASSFKITRGIEAVGGKLSVTSTRESMAYTVECLRDHVDVLMEFLLNVTTSPEFRRWEVAALQSQLRIDKAVAFQNPQAHVLENLHAAAYRNALANSLYCPDYRIGKVTPDELHYFVQNHFTSARMALVGLGVSHPVLKQVAEQFLNMRGGLGLPGAKAKYRGGEIREQNGDSLVHAALVAESAATGSAEANAFSVLQYVLGAGPHVKRGSNPTSSLYQAVAKGVHQPFDVSAFNASYSDSGLFGIYTVSQAAAAGDVIKAAYSQVKTIAQGNLSNADVQAAKNKLKAGYLMSVESSEGFLDEVGSQALGAGSYTPPATVLQQIDSVADADVVNAAKKFVSGRKSMAASGNLGHTPFVDEL is encoded by the coding sequence ATGAAGCTGCTAAGCAGAGCCGGGTCTCTCTCGAGGTTTTACTCCCTGAAAGTTGCTCCCAAAGTGAAAGCCACGGCCGCCCCTGCAGGAGTGCCTTCACAGCCTCAGGACCTTGAGTTTACCAAATTACCAAACGGCTTAGTGATTGCTTCTCTGGAAAACTATGCTCCTGCATCAAGAATCGGTTTATTCATTAAAGCCGGCAGCAGACATGAGGACTCCAACAACTTAGGAACCTCTCATCTGCTTCGTCTTGCATCCAGTTTGACTACTAAAGGAGCTTCATCTTTCAAGATAACCCGTGGAATCGAAGCAGTTGGTGGTAAATTAAGTGTGACTTCAACCAGGGAAAGCATGGCCTACACTGTGGAATGCCTGCGGGACCATGTTGATGTTCTAATGGAATTCCTGCTCAATGTCACCACATCACCAGAATTTCGTCGTTGGGAAGTGGCTGCCCTTCAGTCTCAGCTAAGGATTGACAAAGCTGTAGCTTTTCAGAATCCACAGGCTCATGTCCTTGAAAATCTGCATGCTGCAGCTTACCGAAATGCCTTGGCCAATTCCCTGTATTGTCCTGATTATAGGATTGGAAAAGTGACACCAGATGAGTTGCATTACTTTGTTCAGAACCATTTCACAAGTGCGAGAATGGCTTTGGTTGGACTTGGTGTGAGTCACCCTGTTCTAAAGCAAGTTGCAGAACAGTTTCTCAACATGAGGGGTGGGCTTGGTTTACCTGGTGCAAAGGCCAAGTACCGTGGAGGTGAAATCCGAGAGCAGAATGGAGACAGCCTTGTTCATGCTGCTCTTGTAGCTGAAAGTGCTGCCACAGGAAGTGCGGAAGCAAATGCATTTAGTGTTCTCCAGTATGTTCTTGGTGCTGGACCACATGTCAAGAGGGGCAGCAATCCCACCAGCTCTCTGTACCAGGCTGTTGCCAAGGGAGTTCACCAGCCATTTGATGTTTCCGCTTTTAACGCCAGTTACTCGGATTCTGGACTCTTTGGGATTTACACCGTCTCGCAGGCTGCCGCAGCTGGAGATGTTATCAAGGCTGCCTATAGCCAAGTAAAAACGATTGCTCAAGGAAACCTTTCCAATGCAGACGTCCAAGCTGCCAAGAACAAGCTGAAAGCTGGCTACCTAATGTCAGTGGAGTCTTCTGAGGGGTTCCTGGATGAAGTCGGGTCCCAGGCACTGGGTGCGGGATCGTACACGCCGCCAGCCACAGTCCTTCAGCAGATAGACTCCGTAGCTGACGCCGATGTCGTAAACGCTGCAAAGAAGTTTGTTTCTGGCCGGAAGTCAATGGCGGCAAGTGGAAATCTGGGCCATACACCTTTTGTTGATGAGTTGTAA